In Gossypium arboreum isolate Shixiya-1 chromosome 6, ASM2569848v2, whole genome shotgun sequence, the following are encoded in one genomic region:
- the LOC108486381 gene encoding uncharacterized WD repeat-containing protein C2A9.03-like isoform X1: MEHFQNDDLEYIVDDYYDFDDFEHDDLFAEPEPRRDTADFDSFDSDFEDDFESKKPKTDTSAVEARNGKDMQGIPWERLNFTRDKYRETRLRQYKNYESLSGSREGMEKECLHVEKGNAFYDFQFNTRLVKSTIVHFQLRNLLWATSKQDVYLMQNYSVMHWSSLLRKGKEVLNVAKPIVPNLKRQSQQLSRVQISTMTVKENLMVAGGFQGELICKYINQPGVAFSTKVTTDDNAITNAVDVYLNPSGAMRVMAANNDAQIRVFDAETFSTLNRFSFDWSVNNTSVSPDGKLLAILGDSTDCLIVDAQSGKVTDTLEGHLDYSFASAWHPDGNILATGNQDTTCRLWDVRKPSQSLAVLKGRMGAIRALKFTSDGRFLAMAEPADFVHVFDTKSGYVKCQEIDFFGEVAGISFSPDTESLFVGVADRTYGSLLEFNRRRHNQYLYSIL, from the exons ATGGAACACTTTCAAAACGACGATCTTGAATATATTGTCGATGACTATTACgacttcgatgattttgagcacGACGATCTCTTCGCTGAACCTGAGCCTCGGCGAGACACTGCTGATTTTGACTCGTTTGACTCCGATTTTGAGGACGATTTCGAATCA AAGAAGCCGAAAACTGATACATCAGCTGTGGAAGCAAGAAACGGAAAAGATATGCAAGGAATTCCTTGGGAGAGGCTTAATTTCACTAGAGACAAGTATCGTGAGACGAGGTTGAGACAGTATAAGAACTACGAGAGCCTTTCTGGTTCCCGTGAAGGGATGGAAAAG GAGTGCTTGCACGTAGAGAAGGGAAATGCCTTCTATGACTTTCAGTTTAACACGAGGCTTGTCAAGTCTACAATTGTGCACTTTCAG CTGAGGAATCTGTTGTGGGCTACATCAAAGCAAGATGTGTACCTCATGCAAAACTACTCGGTAATGCATTGGTCATCACTGCTACGCAAGGGCAAAGAAGTGCTAAATGTGGCTAAGCCAATTGTTCCCAACCTG AAACGACAATCTCAGCAACTCTCTAGGGTGCAGATTAGCACTATGACAGTTAAAGAAAATTTAATGGTGGCCGGTGGTTTCCAGGGGGAGCTTATTTGCAAG TATATAAATCAACCGGGAGTGGCATTCTCCACAAAAGTAACCACTGATGATAATGCGATCACTAATGCGGTGGATGTGTACCTCAATCCTAG TGGTGCAATGAGAGTTATGGCTGCAAATAACGATGCTCAAATCAGAGTTTTTGATGCTGAAACTTTTTCAACCCTCAACCGGTTCTCATTCGACTGGTCTGTAAAT AATACCTCTGTTAGTCCAGACGGGAAGCTGCTTGCAATCCTCGGAGACAGTACCGACTGCCTAATTGTCGATGCTCAGTCTGGCAAA GTCACTGACACCTTAGAAGGACATTTGGACTATTCTTTTGCTTCAGCTTGGCACCCTGATGGGAACATTCTTGCTACTGGGAATCAGGACACAACTTGCAGATTGTGGGACGTAAGAAAACCATCCCAGTCCCTAGCTGTATTGAAGGGAAGAATGGGAGCAATTAGAGCTCTCAAGTTCACATCAGATGGTCGATTTCTTGCCATGGCTGAGCCAGCTGACTTCGTTCATGTCTTCGACACCAAGTCTGGGTATGTGAAGTGCCAGGAAATTGACTTTTTTGGTGAGGTTGCTGGAATATCCTTTAGCCCAGATACAGAATCGCTCTTCGTTGGTGTTGCTGATCGCACTTATGGCAGCTTGTTAGAGTTCAACCGCAGGCGACATAACCAGTATTTGTATTCCATCTTGTAA
- the LOC108486381 gene encoding uncharacterized WD repeat-containing protein C2A9.03-like isoform X2: MQLRNLLWATSKQDVYLMQNYSVMHWSSLLRKGKEVLNVAKPIVPNLKRQSQQLSRVQISTMTVKENLMVAGGFQGELICKYINQPGVAFSTKVTTDDNAITNAVDVYLNPSGAMRVMAANNDAQIRVFDAETFSTLNRFSFDWSVNNTSVSPDGKLLAILGDSTDCLIVDAQSGKVTDTLEGHLDYSFASAWHPDGNILATGNQDTTCRLWDVRKPSQSLAVLKGRMGAIRALKFTSDGRFLAMAEPADFVHVFDTKSGYVKCQEIDFFGEVAGISFSPDTESLFVGVADRTYGSLLEFNRRRHNQYLYSIL; this comes from the exons ATGCAA CTGAGGAATCTGTTGTGGGCTACATCAAAGCAAGATGTGTACCTCATGCAAAACTACTCGGTAATGCATTGGTCATCACTGCTACGCAAGGGCAAAGAAGTGCTAAATGTGGCTAAGCCAATTGTTCCCAACCTG AAACGACAATCTCAGCAACTCTCTAGGGTGCAGATTAGCACTATGACAGTTAAAGAAAATTTAATGGTGGCCGGTGGTTTCCAGGGGGAGCTTATTTGCAAG TATATAAATCAACCGGGAGTGGCATTCTCCACAAAAGTAACCACTGATGATAATGCGATCACTAATGCGGTGGATGTGTACCTCAATCCTAG TGGTGCAATGAGAGTTATGGCTGCAAATAACGATGCTCAAATCAGAGTTTTTGATGCTGAAACTTTTTCAACCCTCAACCGGTTCTCATTCGACTGGTCTGTAAAT AATACCTCTGTTAGTCCAGACGGGAAGCTGCTTGCAATCCTCGGAGACAGTACCGACTGCCTAATTGTCGATGCTCAGTCTGGCAAA GTCACTGACACCTTAGAAGGACATTTGGACTATTCTTTTGCTTCAGCTTGGCACCCTGATGGGAACATTCTTGCTACTGGGAATCAGGACACAACTTGCAGATTGTGGGACGTAAGAAAACCATCCCAGTCCCTAGCTGTATTGAAGGGAAGAATGGGAGCAATTAGAGCTCTCAAGTTCACATCAGATGGTCGATTTCTTGCCATGGCTGAGCCAGCTGACTTCGTTCATGTCTTCGACACCAAGTCTGGGTATGTGAAGTGCCAGGAAATTGACTTTTTTGGTGAGGTTGCTGGAATATCCTTTAGCCCAGATACAGAATCGCTCTTCGTTGGTGTTGCTGATCGCACTTATGGCAGCTTGTTAGAGTTCAACCGCAGGCGACATAACCAGTATTTGTATTCCATCTTGTAA
- the LOC108486381 gene encoding uncharacterized WD repeat-containing protein C2A9.03-like isoform X3, with protein sequence MQNYSVMHWSSLLRKGKEVLNVAKPIVPNLKRQSQQLSRVQISTMTVKENLMVAGGFQGELICKYINQPGVAFSTKVTTDDNAITNAVDVYLNPSGAMRVMAANNDAQIRVFDAETFSTLNRFSFDWSVNNTSVSPDGKLLAILGDSTDCLIVDAQSGKVTDTLEGHLDYSFASAWHPDGNILATGNQDTTCRLWDVRKPSQSLAVLKGRMGAIRALKFTSDGRFLAMAEPADFVHVFDTKSGYVKCQEIDFFGEVAGISFSPDTESLFVGVADRTYGSLLEFNRRRHNQYLYSIL encoded by the exons ATGCAAAACTACTCGGTAATGCATTGGTCATCACTGCTACGCAAGGGCAAAGAAGTGCTAAATGTGGCTAAGCCAATTGTTCCCAACCTG AAACGACAATCTCAGCAACTCTCTAGGGTGCAGATTAGCACTATGACAGTTAAAGAAAATTTAATGGTGGCCGGTGGTTTCCAGGGGGAGCTTATTTGCAAG TATATAAATCAACCGGGAGTGGCATTCTCCACAAAAGTAACCACTGATGATAATGCGATCACTAATGCGGTGGATGTGTACCTCAATCCTAG TGGTGCAATGAGAGTTATGGCTGCAAATAACGATGCTCAAATCAGAGTTTTTGATGCTGAAACTTTTTCAACCCTCAACCGGTTCTCATTCGACTGGTCTGTAAAT AATACCTCTGTTAGTCCAGACGGGAAGCTGCTTGCAATCCTCGGAGACAGTACCGACTGCCTAATTGTCGATGCTCAGTCTGGCAAA GTCACTGACACCTTAGAAGGACATTTGGACTATTCTTTTGCTTCAGCTTGGCACCCTGATGGGAACATTCTTGCTACTGGGAATCAGGACACAACTTGCAGATTGTGGGACGTAAGAAAACCATCCCAGTCCCTAGCTGTATTGAAGGGAAGAATGGGAGCAATTAGAGCTCTCAAGTTCACATCAGATGGTCGATTTCTTGCCATGGCTGAGCCAGCTGACTTCGTTCATGTCTTCGACACCAAGTCTGGGTATGTGAAGTGCCAGGAAATTGACTTTTTTGGTGAGGTTGCTGGAATATCCTTTAGCCCAGATACAGAATCGCTCTTCGTTGGTGTTGCTGATCGCACTTATGGCAGCTTGTTAGAGTTCAACCGCAGGCGACATAACCAGTATTTGTATTCCATCTTGTAA
- the LOC108484961 gene encoding uncharacterized protein LOC108484961, with translation MAGEMIENAIRAGKIEGEATKRSALKRKDSEVNNTSTFNTKAITVGQPKTATVEQQSSQRQESGTRQNSERMQFTPIPVTYRELYQSLYNAHAISPFYLKPLQPPYPKWYDANARCEYHAGIPGHSIKNCIDFKKTVERLIKMGVVKFDNTPNTENSLLNHSDQGVNAIIEASERRMKEDVAEVKMHIKVIWEEMMKRGMLTSKNERREIRNYDEFHEKEGHEVQDCEEFKALVQGFIDNKELQIFECSSCEKQVCVLEDKQKGASRPRIIISLLRNNEVWEQTEPKVIIHKPTPFLYKDSKRVPWSYDCNVTVPEEENIASTSKDVQVEGFHTQSGKRYDTVGFREEPTKIKNISAEKEKEAKVPVKKPVKEDEAKEFLKFLKHSEYSVVEQLRRQSARISILALLLSSEVYQDAFMKVLNETYVTHDISVNKLNRLVNKISADNFIYFNDDEIPPGGRGSTKALHITIRCKGRERATGAKDSKNYEDGSINDGGKGSLTRNRVRKIPAMRDSNPRTEREERLLWSGLQAIL, from the exons ATGGCGGGAGAGATGATCGAGAATGCCATAAGAGCTGGCAAAATCGAGGGGGAAGCGACCAAAAGATCAGCTCTAAAGAGAAAGGATAGTGAAGTGAATAACACAAGCACCTTCAACACGaaggcaatcacagttggtcaacctaaAACAGCTACGGTTGAGCAACAGAGTTCTCAAAGGCAGGAATCAGGTACAAGGCAGAATTCTGAAAGGATGCAGTTCACACCTATCCCCGTGACATATCGTGaactttatcaaagcttatacaaTGCACATGCTATTTCTCCTTTTTACTTGAAACCACTACAGcccccatatcccaaatggtatgatgcaaacgcCAGATGCGAATATCATGCTGGAATACCGGGGCATTCGATCAAAAATTGTATCGATTTTAAGAAGACCGTAGAGAGGCTCATTAAGATGGGGGTAGTGAAGTTCGACAATACCCCTAATACTGAAAACTCGTTGCTAAATCATAGtgatcaaggagtgaatgccattatCGAAGCCAGTGAGAGAAGAATGAAGGAAGATGTTGCTGAGGTGAAGATGCATATAAAGGTGATTTGGGAGGAGAtgatgaagagaggtatgttAACCTCTAAAAACGAGAGAAGAGAAATAAGGAACTATGATGAGTTCCATGAGAAAGAAGGACATGAAGTTCAAGATTGTGAAGAATTCAAGGCCTTGGTGCAAGGTTTTATAGACAACAAAGAACTACAAATTTTTGAATGTAGCTCTTGTGAAAAACAAGTATGTGTGCTGGAGGATAAACAGAAAGGAGCTAGCCGGCCAAGGATTATTATTTCCCTGCTGAGGAATAATGAAGTGTGGGAACAAACGGAGCCTAAGGTCATTATCCATAAGCCTACGCCTTTCCTTTATAAGGATAGCAAGAGGGTACCATGGAGCTATGACTGCAATGTGACAGTGCCGGAGGAGGAGAATATAGCCAGCACGTCTAAAGATGTACAAGTTGAGGGTTTCCATACACAGAGTGGGAAGCGGTATGATACGGTGGGCTTTAGAGAGGAGCCCACAAAAATAAAGAATATTAGTGCAGAGAAGGAGAAAGAGGCTAAAGTGCCTGTCAAGAAGCCAGTAAAGGAGGATgaggctaaggaatttctaaagttccttaagcatagcgagtatagcgtGGTTGAGCAGTTGCGTAGGCAGTCGGCTCGCATATCAATATTGGCtctacttctgagttctgaggtATATCAGGATGCATTTATGAAGGTGCTCAACGAAACATATGTCACtcatgacatatccgttaacaagctgAACCGGTTGGTGAATAAGATAAGTGCAgataatttcatctactttaatgatgatgaaatcccaccgGGGGGCAGAGGGTCAACTAAGGCTTTGCACATCACCATTCGATGCAAGGG AAGGGAGCGAGCCACCGGTGCCAAAGATAGCAAGAACTACGAGGATGGCTCTATAAATGATGGTGGAAAAGGGAGTCTTACTAGGAATAGGGTTAGGAAAATACCTGCAATGAGGGACTCAAATCCCAGAACTGAAAGAGAAGAAAGATTACTTTGGTCTGGGCTTCAAGCCATACTATAA